Proteins from one Triticum aestivum cultivar Chinese Spring chromosome 7A, IWGSC CS RefSeq v2.1, whole genome shotgun sequence genomic window:
- the LOC123154436 gene encoding treacle protein, whose protein sequence is MTSAVASSLVPAAAAAAPAVSTYGCRASFGRDAPEETPAVVSSASPVHPAVAAPAISKDFIDFEFSLGGGGCTTSMLPADELFADGKLLPLRRAAAAAAAAPEPDAAAAAAPPPRLEAMPASPEPMRPIRGGAAAGAADQYVFSPKAPSCSSRWRELLGLKRAAAAQSPRTPSSHSQPQSPAAALAKTPGRTTTTTAGSSAARSLKFLLQRSNGGRASTGTASDLASAPLLRDSSDSEASLSLASSRFSHSSSSSSSGHDHDDVNPRFSLDSAADPNPPRLRLVRSSHRHSTSSRAAHSPARRRPSPPRQDASRCLSVDSPRMNSSGKIVFQQGLERSCSSPCSLHAAARSRSMARAVDRSYSSGVRVAPVVLNVPVCSRPVFGFFKDKKESAASKDSSSARSSSRSSTLGRKQTPTPTPQRWSGELPRPCG, encoded by the coding sequence ATGACCTCCGCCGTCGCGAGTAGCCTGGTCCCTGCCGCAGCAGCAGCCGCGCCCGCTGTGTCCACCTATGGGTGTCGCGCCTCGTTCGGCCGTGATGCGCCTGAGGAGACGCCGGCTGTAGTGTCTTCTGCTTCGCCCGTGCACCCCGCCGTGGCCGCGCCCGCGATCTCCAAGGACTTCATCGACTTCGAGTtcagcctcggcggcggcggctgcaccaCCAGCATGCTCCCCGCGGACGAGCTCTTCGCCGACGGGAAGCTGCTCCCGCTCCGCcgggccgctgccgctgccgctgccgcgccTGAGCCGGATGCTGCCGCGGCGGCGGCACCACCGCCGCGGCTGGAGGCAATGCCGGCGTCTCCGGAGCCGATGAGGCCGatccgcggcggcgcggcggctggcgcTGCGGACCAGTACGTGTTCTCCCCCAAGGCGCCCAGCTGCTCAAGCCGGTGGCGCGAGCTGCTCGGGCTCAAGAGGGCGGCCGCCGCGCAGAGCCCGAGGACGCCCTCCTCGCACTCGCAGCCTCAGTCGCCAGCGGCCGCATTGGCGAAGACTCCCGggagaacgacgacgacgacggcgggctCGTCGGCGGCGAGGTCGCTCAAGTTCCTCCTCCAGCGGAGCAACGGCGGGCGGGCGTCCACGGGCACGGCGTCGGACCTCGCGTCGGCGCCGCTCCTCCGCGACAGCTCCGACTCGGAGGCCTCGCTCTCGCTCGCCTCCTCCCGCTTCTCgcactcctcctcgtcctcctcctccggccacgaTCACGACGACGTCAACCCGCGCTTCTCCCTCGACTCCGCCGCCGACCCCAACCCTCCGCGCCTCCGCCTCGTCCGCTCCTCGCACCGCCACTCCACCTCCAGCCGCGCGGCCCACAGCCCCGCGCGCCGCCGGCCGTCGCCGCCCAGGCAGGACGCGTCGAGGTGCCTCTCCGTGGACTCCCCGCGCATGAACTCCTCGGGCAAGATCGTGTTCCAGCAGGGGCTGGAGCGCAGCTGCAGCTCCCCGTGCAGCCTCCACGCCGCCGCCAGGTCCCGGTCCATGGCCCGCGCCGTGGACCGGTCCTACTCGTCCGGCGTCCGCGTGGCGCCCGTGGTGCTCAACGTGCCGGTCTGCTCGCGGCCGGTGTTCGGCTTCTTCAAGGACAAGAAGGAGTCGGCGGCCAGCAAGGACTCATCCTCAGCGAGGTCGTCGTCCCGGTCGTCGACCCTGGGCCGGAAGcagacgccgacgccgacgccgcagCGGTGGAGCGGCGAGCTGCCGAGGCCCTGCGGGTGA